GCTGACCAGCCACAATGGGATTGAGCGCTTCAGCCTCGCGGAAGTCGACGAGGAGGGGAACATTACCGAACCCAAGGAAGAAAATCCTCTTGCTGCGTTCCTCATTCCCTTCGGGCTTGTGATGCTCATCTTTATCTCGATTCAGATGACTACCCCGATTCTCTTGAATTCGGTCATTGAGGAAAAGATGCAGCGCATCGCCGAAGTCCTCCTGTCGAGCTTATCTCCCTTTCAATTGCTTGCTGGCAAACTCATCGCCGGCGTGTCCGTGGGGCTGACTTTCAGCGCTGTTTATGTCCTCAGCCTCTCCTTGTCCCTGCGCTATTTTGAGCGGATGGAATGGGTTCCCCAAGGCACCTATTTCTGGTTCTTCCTGTTCCTGCTGACCGGGATGCTGGCTTTCGGGTCACTCTTTGCCGGTGTCAGCTCAGCGTGTCAGGATTTGAAGGATTCCCAGAATTTTGCCGGACCGATTATCCTGCTCATGGTCATTCCCATGATGCTTTCACTGGTGACGATCGAGAGCCCTGACGGACCCTTTGCCGTTTCCCTCAGCTTGATTCCGCCTTTTTCCATCATGGCCATGATGACCCGGATTGCCGTGCCGCCGGGTCCACCGGAATGGCAGATTTTTCTCTCTCTCGGACTGAATTTGGCCTTTGCCTTCCTTGTCGTCTGGGCCTCCAGCCGGATGTTCCGCATCGGGATCCTGTCCCAGGGCAAGACGCCTACGTGGAAGGAACTGGTCCGCTGGATTTTCCAGCGTAATTGAGGACAAGTCCCTTCGCGGGAATTACTTGCCCAGAGGATTCTGCCACTTGACTTTCGGAAAGCGTCCGAAGTCTGAATCGACGCTGAACACTGTTCCCCCGAGACGGATTGCTGCGGCTGCAATCTGAGCATCGCTAACCAGATTGCCGCCAGTTCCCGCCACTTGTAGCAGATTTTCGGCGACAGGCAGGTCTTCCAAGGTGGCATCCACCCAGTTGACTACTGAGAATTCCAGCCAGTTCTGAATATAGGCAAAGGCTTCCCCAACCATGAGAGGGTGTGTGAAAACCCGGCGATTCGTGGATAACCGAACAAATGAGAAGGCAACCCCTGAGTAGAGGCCGATCGGAGCGCCGCTATGCAGCAATTCCTCCCACCATCGGTAAGCTGCTGCGTGGTCGGGACTGTCCACGTTGACCGTATACAGCAGAAGGTTGACGTCCGGGATTATCATGATTTCCCGCGATTGTACGCTTTTGGGTCTTCCGCTGCCAGATGTGCCTCCAATTCAAGTTCGTCAGCCAGCTCGCTCAAACGCCTGTGATCGATTCCAGGAGCCAGTCCCATTGAACGCGGCTTGAGGAGAGTGGGCTCAGGGCCGGTTACCGGTTTCAGAGAGGCTCGCAAGGCGTCGTTTACAACACGCTTGAAACTGGCCTTCCGTTTATGGCAGGCCTCACGAATGTACTGTTCGACATCCGGATCCAATGTCAGTGTTGTGCGCATTATGGCATCAAAACATCAGAATAAATTGCTGTCAAGCTGTCTGATCACCCTGCAGGGTGTAATAGGAAACTTCACACTGACCGAGGAGTGAATTCCTCTTGTGCAATCAGCCACCAGACGGGACCCGGGCGCTCTTTGCTGCCGGTTTCCACAAATTGCCGGCAGGTCCAGGGCTGTGGCAAGGTCGCGACAAAATGCTCAACTGCCTCGGTCTCTTCCATGGCCCCGGCATGTCCACGATAGGCCATGATCGAGAGGGCTCCTGAGGGCTTCAATAATTTCAGGGATTCCTTGATGGCCCGCAGGGTTGTTAAGGGTCGCGTGGTCACAGAGTGATCCCCACTGGGGAGATATCCCAAATTGAAGCAAATCAGATCAATCCGCGAATGGCTACTGCATGGCAAGTGTCCCGAAAGTTCCGCGTGATCCGCCTTAATGAGCGTAACCCGGCTCAGCAAGCCCGCCTTGTCCAGCCTGCCAGCTGTCGACTTGATGGCGGCGTCCTGAATATCATAGGCAAAGACCCGCCCCGTTTCAGAGACCGCCCGGGCAAGGAATTCCGTATCCAGCCCGTTGCCAGCCGTAGCGTCGATAGCCCATGCGCCCGGACGCAGGTAGGAGAGCCATGCCTGTTGGGCAATTTCAGTGAGAGGAGTCATGGGCGGCATTCGCGGCCGTCCCTTTAATCAATCGGGGTGAACTCCCAGCGCTGGTTTTTTTCGCTCCACTTTTGGGATGTGCCCTCGGGCACATACTCAATCTTCTGGGTTTTCGTGTTGAACGCCCTTGTCGGCTCCTTATCCAGCTCAAATTGTTCATCGGCGCGGGCTTGCTTGTTGGCCTCAGTGACGGCGCCAAGATATTCATCGGCCTGAAGCTCACCGCGCAGGAGGGCTCCCGTGGGAGAACTGCGGCGTGGAGTTTCCTCCTCGGGATTTGGAGAGGCGCAACCAATTAGAAAGAGTGGGAGAATCAGGAGAATTAAAACAGCTTTCATTGACTTAATACCTTAGGCTTTCCCGGGTTGAGGACAACTGCAAAAGGCTTTTGTGTCGGCCGTTGGATAAATTCTTGCCCCCTTGTGCAATTTACTCATCTTCGGGCGTTTCATTTGAACAGCGAAGGATCATGAAACGCACACATACTTGTAATGCCCTGAGGAAGAACGATGTCGGTAAATCCGTCACCCTGATCGGTTGGGTCGACACATTGCGCGACCACGGCGGAATCCAGTTTGTCGACCTGCGCGACCGGACCGGGCTGACCCAGGTTGTCTTTGATCCGCAACATGCCGCCTTGAAGGAAGACTTGCACCACCTCCGTCACGAATCAGTGATTGAGATCAGTGGAACCGTTTCCGCCCGCGGGGAGGCCGAGACCAATTCCAAATTGCCAACCGGTGAAATCGAGGTCAGCGCGGAGTCGCTGATCATTCACAATACCTCCGAGACCCCGCCATTCCCTCTCGATGACGAGAAGACCGACAAGGTCAACGAGGACCTGCGCCTGCATTACCGCTACCTCGACCTGCGCCGGCCAAGTATGTACAACAATTTGTTTGTGCGCAGCAAGGCCTCCAAGGCGACCCGCGATTTTCTTGACGAACAGGAA
This region of Oceanipulchritudo coccoides genomic DNA includes:
- a CDS encoding ABC transporter permease — translated: MRKILAVAKTEYKQVVLTKSFLVSLLFPLIIYGGVFVLSALVGDKTDLRDRVLVVADRTEAITEGLITANEERNLSDAVLQDGKQVGPRFVIQVYEGELLSDTRQLLVELSDQVRDGDIFAFALIGSDYLAVEGGDDDLLQYYSDSPTFSRLPNWLSRTTREIVEESRFLEAGYDAREINLLTSHNGIERFSLAEVDEEGNITEPKEENPLAAFLIPFGLVMLIFISIQMTTPILLNSVIEEKMQRIAEVLLSSLSPFQLLAGKLIAGVSVGLTFSAVYVLSLSLSLRYFERMEWVPQGTYFWFFLFLLTGMLAFGSLFAGVSSACQDLKDSQNFAGPIILLMVIPMMLSLVTIESPDGPFAVSLSLIPPFSIMAMMTRIAVPPGPPEWQIFLSLGLNLAFAFLVVWASSRMFRIGILSQGKTPTWKELVRWIFQRN
- a CDS encoding TA system VapC family ribonuclease toxin; the encoded protein is MIIPDVNLLLYTVNVDSPDHAAAYRWWEELLHSGAPIGLYSGVAFSFVRLSTNRRVFTHPLMVGEAFAYIQNWLEFSVVNWVDATLEDLPVAENLLQVAGTGGNLVSDAQIAAAAIRLGGTVFSVDSDFGRFPKVKWQNPLGK
- a CDS encoding antitoxin, which translates into the protein MRTTLTLDPDVEQYIREACHKRKASFKRVVNDALRASLKPVTGPEPTLLKPRSMGLAPGIDHRRLSELADELELEAHLAAEDPKAYNRGKS
- a CDS encoding tRNA (mnm(5)s(2)U34)-methyltransferase; this translates as MTPLTEIAQQAWLSYLRPGAWAIDATAGNGLDTEFLARAVSETGRVFAYDIQDAAIKSTAGRLDKAGLLSRVTLIKADHAELSGHLPCSSHSRIDLICFNLGYLPSGDHSVTTRPLTTLRAIKESLKLLKPSGALSIMAYRGHAGAMEETEAVEHFVATLPQPWTCRQFVETGSKERPGPVWWLIAQEEFTPRSV